From the Ilumatobacteraceae bacterium genome, the window CGCGCTCACCGCTCCGGTTCCGACCGTCAACGCACCATCCGTATCGTCCTGCCCGCGCGTGCGCACGGCCGACCTGCCTACGATCCAGAGCAATGACCGTCCGGTGTACCGCTGTTCACGCCACCGAGGCGCTCCCCGCCTTGGCGGCCGCCGTCGCTGCGGCGAAGGGCGGCGACCCGCTCGCACCGGTCACGGTGATCGTGCCGACCAACGCCGTCGGTGTGACCGCACGTCGGTGGCTCGGCGCCAACGGCGGCATCGCGGCGATCGAGCTCGTGACACCCAGCCGCCTGGCCGAGCGCATCGCCGGCGCCGAGCTGGCCGCTGCCGGTCGCCGTCCGGTGTCCACTCCCCTGATCGACCTCACCGTGCGCGAGGTGCTGCGGGCGATGCCCGGCGACTACGAGCCGGTGGCCGAACACCCGTCCACCGTCACGAGTCTGCGAGACCTGCACCGTGAGCTGCGCGCCGCCGGCCCGCTCGCGGGCGCGGCGCTGCGGGGCGCTTCCCGACGCGGCCGCGAAGCCGCTCGGGTCTCGTCGATGGTCGCCGAGCGACTGGCCACCGGCTGGTACGACGAGGCCGACCTGTTCACGCTGGCCATCTCCCGGATCCGCGATGACTGCGAACTGTTCGAGCGAGCGGTCGCATTCCTCCCCCGTCCCGACCGAGGGCTGGCCACCGACCTCTTCCGGGCGATCGGTGACCGGTGCGATCTCCACGTGTTGGCCGACTGGACCGGCGTCGAGGTGGTCGATGCCGAGACGCACGCGTTCGCCGCTGCCATCCGCACCGAGATCACCGCACCGGCCGTTCCCGCACCCGCCACCTCGCCCTCGGCGCTGATCGTGTCGACCACTGACGCCGACGAGGAGGTCCGCCACACCGTGCGCCGCCTGGTCGACGCCGCCCGGTCGGGCACGCCGTTCGCTCGCATGGCCGTCGTCTGGCCGACCGACCGCCCCTACGCCCGCCTGGTCGAGCACCACCTCGATGCGGCAGGTCTGCCGTGGAACGGCCGCCCCGGCACGCTGGTCACCGAGCGCCTCGTCCCCCGATTCCTCCTCGACCTCCTGCAGATCGACCGCCGCGGACTCCGCCGCAACGACCTGTTCGACCTGCTCGCCGACGTACCGATCCACGCGTCCGACGGTCGCCGTGTCTCGGTGGCCCGATGGGAGCGCCTGGCGCGTGCGGCCGGCATCAGCCGCGACGACCACTGGCAGCCGCGGCTCGCCCGCCTGGCAGCGTCATACCGGGCACGAGGCGACGACCGTGAAGCAGACGCGCTCGAGGTCGAGCGCTTCAGTGCGTTCGTCGACGACCTCCGCAAGGATCTCGGCGATCGCCGTCGCACACGCACCTGGGCCGACTGGGCGGCGTGGTGCGAACGGCAGGTCCTGTACCGACTCGGCCGATCGGTCCTCGATCAACTCGACGAGGCCGAACGCCTGGCGTCCGATCACGCGAGCCGGGTCCTCGACCGCCTGCGTCATCTCGACGGCGTGAGCCGCCCGGTCACCCGCGGCGAGTTCCGGGCTGCGTTCGCTGCGGAGTTCGAGGTCGCTCCGGGGCGTCTCGGCCGCCTCGGCGACGGCGTCACGATCGGGTCGTTGGCCGGCACCGTCGGCCTCGACGCCGACCTCACGGTGGTCCTGGGCGCGGCCGAGGGGTTGCTGCCACCGACCCCGACCACCGACCCGCTCGTGTCCGACAGCGACCGCCGCGCCGCGGGGCTCCCCACATCCGACGCCCGCACCCACCGCGTGCACCGCAGCTTCCTCGGCCACATCGCCACGTCGAGCCAGGTGATCGTCAGCGCACCACGCGGCGATCTCCGAGCCACCACCGACCGGCTCGAGTCCCGCTGGATCGAGCAGCACCTCCCCGACGCCACGCGTGAAGTGGTCAGCAGCCACCACGCCGGTCTCATCGCCTGCGGGTTCCCCGCCGCCCACCACGAACACCGGTTGCGACGCCGGGCCTCGATCGCGGCCCAGGGGCCAGAGGCGCTCGGCGCGCTGTGCGCCGACGACACGGCCGCAGCCCGATCACTCCGTCTGCGCACCGCCCGTCGGGCCGCGGTACTCACCGAGTACGACGGCGACCTCACCGCGAGCGAGATCCAGCACTTCGTCAGACCGGTGTCGGCGTCGCAGCTCGAGTCCTGGCCGAGCTGCCCCCACGGCTACTTCATGCGGCACCTGCTCGGCGTGAAACCCCTCGACGACCCGTCCGACGAACTCGGTCTCTCACCGATGGAGCGCGGCAACGTCATCCACGAGACCCTCGACCGGTTCCACCAACTGGTGCTCGAGGGCGAGATCCCGCAGCCGGGGCCCAACGGCTGGTCGCCCGCCGCGACCACCAAACTCCTCGAACTGTTCGAGCGAACGGCCGACGAGTTCGAAACCTCCGGACGCACAGGTCGCGCCGCCAACTGGTTCCTCCAGCGGCAAGCGGTGCGGCGCGAGTTGCTGAACTGGTTCGCGGCCGATGGCCGCACGGCGGCGGGCCGTCGCGCCAGCGTGTTCCGGTCCGAGCTCCGCTTCGGGTACGACGACGAGGTCAGCCTGCCGTTGGCCGACGGGCGGCGCCTCCCCGTCTCGGGCTATGCCGACCGCATCGACCGGACCGCCGACGGCCAGTTGGTGATCATGGATCACAAGAGCGGCAAAGCCGACACGTTCAAGAAGATCAACCGTGACGACCCGACCGAGGGCGGCCACAAGTTCCAGCTCCCGATCTACGCGGCAGCAGCGCTGGCCGCGGTCGGCGAACGCGCGGGCGAGTCCACGACTCCGGTGATCGCCGAGTACGACTTCTTCGAGCGCGGCGACTACGACCGGTACGGCTACGCCTTCGACGCCGACGTGTGGGCCCAGGTCGCCACCGATCTCCAACAGGTCGTCGACGGCATCGAATCGGGCCTGTTCCCCGCCGTCACCGAGCCGCCCCAGTACCGGCACTACATCGGCTGCTGGTACTGCCAGCCCGATGGCCTCGGTGTCGACGAGCGCTACGCGGAGTGGAGCCGCAAGCAGACCGATCCTCGCCTCGCCCCCTGGTTCGCCGACGACGACGATGACGCCGCAGAGCAGGGAGCCGCCGCATGAGCACCCGTCCCCCGGCTCCCGACCAGGCCGCCCGCGACCGGATCGCGACCGAACTCGACCGAAACCTCTTCGTCGAGGCCGGTGCCGGCGCCGGCAAGACGTCGAGCCTCGTCGGACGCATCGTGGCCCTCGTCCGGAGCGGCGTCGACATCGGCTCGATCGCAGCGATCACCTTCACCGAGAAGGCCGCGGCCGAGTTGCGACACCGCCTCCGGTCAGAACTGGCAGCGGCCGGCGAACAGGCTGCGGTGGCCGGGCTCGATCATGCCCCGATCGGCACGCTGCACGCCTTCGCCCGACGCCTGCTCAACGACTATCCGGTGCCCGCCGGGCTGCCGCCCGGGTTCACCGTGCTCGACGAACTCGAGAGCCACCTCGCCTTCGAGGAGCGGTGGGAGACGCTCCTCGACCGCGTCCTCGACGAACCGCATCCGGCCGGAGGGGTGATCGACGGCGGCAGCGAACTCGTCGAGTTGTGCGAACTCGACAACTTCCGGATCGAGGTCGGCGGCCGCCGCGTCGCGACCTCGTTCCACGACAACTGGGACCTCGTCGACGGCAGGGTCGATCGCTCCGATCCCGGTCCGTGGACCTTCGAGACCGCACCGTTCGCCCAGCGGGTTCTCCAGCTGTGCGACACGCCGGTGCCCGACGACGACAAGCAGGCCGAACGCCTCGGCGAGCTCCGAAAGCTGGCCGACCAACTGGCCGGCGAGACGTCGCTCGGCAGCCGGGTCTCGCTGCTGTTCGCGCTCGAACACAAGTGCCGGACCGTCAAGAAGACCGGGTCCAAGACGAAGTGGAAGCAGGCCGGGTTCGACCCGGAGGGCCTCGAAACCCTCCGGGGCGAGCAACTCGCACTCGCCGCCGACGCGATCGGGCTCCTCGACCAGGTGCGCGAGCGGCGCGTGCGCGTCCTCGGCGCCCTGTTCGGGCGGTGGGTGCTCGAGTCGGCAACCGAAC encodes:
- a CDS encoding PD-(D/E)XK nuclease family protein, which encodes MTVRCTAVHATEALPALAAAVAAAKGGDPLAPVTVIVPTNAVGVTARRWLGANGGIAAIELVTPSRLAERIAGAELAAAGRRPVSTPLIDLTVREVLRAMPGDYEPVAEHPSTVTSLRDLHRELRAAGPLAGAALRGASRRGREAARVSSMVAERLATGWYDEADLFTLAISRIRDDCELFERAVAFLPRPDRGLATDLFRAIGDRCDLHVLADWTGVEVVDAETHAFAAAIRTEITAPAVPAPATSPSALIVSTTDADEEVRHTVRRLVDAARSGTPFARMAVVWPTDRPYARLVEHHLDAAGLPWNGRPGTLVTERLVPRFLLDLLQIDRRGLRRNDLFDLLADVPIHASDGRRVSVARWERLARAAGISRDDHWQPRLARLAASYRARGDDREADALEVERFSAFVDDLRKDLGDRRRTRTWADWAAWCERQVLYRLGRSVLDQLDEAERLASDHASRVLDRLRHLDGVSRPVTRGEFRAAFAAEFEVAPGRLGRLGDGVTIGSLAGTVGLDADLTVVLGAAEGLLPPTPTTDPLVSDSDRRAAGLPTSDARTHRVHRSFLGHIATSSQVIVSAPRGDLRATTDRLESRWIEQHLPDATREVVSSHHAGLIACGFPAAHHEHRLRRRASIAAQGPEALGALCADDTAAARSLRLRTARRAAVLTEYDGDLTASEIQHFVRPVSASQLESWPSCPHGYFMRHLLGVKPLDDPSDELGLSPMERGNVIHETLDRFHQLVLEGEIPQPGPNGWSPAATTKLLELFERTADEFETSGRTGRAANWFLQRQAVRRELLNWFAADGRTAAGRRASVFRSELRFGYDDEVSLPLADGRRLPVSGYADRIDRTADGQLVIMDHKSGKADTFKKINRDDPTEGGHKFQLPIYAAAALAAVGERAGESTTPVIAEYDFFERGDYDRYGYAFDADVWAQVATDLQQVVDGIESGLFPAVTEPPQYRHYIGCWYCQPDGLGVDERYAEWSRKQTDPRLAPWFADDDDDAAEQGAAA